From the genome of Ziziphus jujuba cultivar Dongzao chromosome 6, ASM3175591v1, one region includes:
- the LOC107430362 gene encoding TMV resistance protein N-like, producing the protein MATKTVSSSSSSSRKYDVFLSFRGDDTRLSFTDHLYKSLSDKGIYTFRDDKKLQKGTEVAPELLKAIEGSRFAIVILSKDYASSTWCLVELAKIVECKKELGLIVLPVFYHVEPKDVKEQTGEFGEAFAKHYKTDSEDDMRKVKEWREALTEVASSIEGWHIKERHETEVIEEIVKVVEKELNLTFSTSNNGLVGMASRIMKMHSLLNNNQLEVVLTVGIWGMAGIGKTTIAEQVKTEISHKFDASAFIPNVREEFEKNGIIYLQNLLYKCLLNLDGNIQHVQMGRNALRNRLCSKKVLIILDDVDELEQIEDLVGNAEEQHRWLGPGSRVIVTTKDKDLLKTYGENNIYKVGTLTHDEALQLFSRRAFKRKYPFDDFIKLSYDFVEYANHHPLALKVLGSLLFGKNVDQWSDTLVKLKRNPDRKVTRVLQVSYDGLDDDQKKIFLDIACFFKGEEEYRVEKILEGCGLCPRTDIRLLVDKSLINIIGNRLWMHDLLQQFGQYIVHREFPEEPGKYSRIWHHEDAYNVLVNNTGTEAVQGIFLCLPKKEKLNLRVDPILQMKMLRLLKFRNVDFPECVGCLSNELRLLEWHGYPQKSIPSSFCPRKLVELNMSSSHIERLWKETTHELDMLISINLSHCVYLNEIPDLNRVPNLERLILEGCKVLSKVHSSIGELKKLVLLNLKGCESLKSICQGINLGSLETFILSGCTKLTKFPEILGNMDRLSELYLDGTAIKELPTSIERLSGLTLLNLRDCKNLLKLPDELCSLTSLQALDISECSHVEQLPENIGRLEQLEKLDASRTAIREPSPSIRLLKNLKVLRFSGCSGVAHIPRWSVFGCCLLPMEESIQFQLPHSLYAHLTSLTSLSLRKCNLPKEGIAEEIHCLSSLGLLDLSENDFVSLPDTISQLFNLGFLFLEDCKRLEWLPKLPLSLKHAYVHGCPLLKNSKDEIWTSDAGFTFIHYQNSNQFGDSVISNQELFEMLYSKTLEEIIYSGEIEKIGFDCRRIPEWWSQYDSGYLTGIRLPLKDTGKTWMGFASFAVFQIRHGEMLDEDGRSVACFHFDTNERHLGLEHFVMDNSQILRAGIYGVWIYVPRTKFEEQLNNACYVTVSVSAHESHLETYMCGMHIVFNKDMPDFSRNIAQILSNESTFLTYINIRKPIKAAKFETPRGAIEIQSFPHNQVKQEDCRRETESDLSKKTRRDLQWLVPILVQRCYAHNYCFAFHFSLKAFPTWFFHHSASPFVVCDLPMNLFGDKPWVGFCLYVLLAWPDNYVNSQTPLHLKFEFLVYGDNGDVFSIKYKIAIKHKLLLLNMPRVYMEAVLNQCPGVRALFRTSNPDVEVEMCGIRPVNEQDVGNIIQLITGITLSSGHFCYEEFGQLFEESPSAVEFVEPEVEIPIDFDYYERQVS; encoded by the exons ATGGCGACGAAAACAGTTTCaagttcttcatcttcatcaaggAAGTATGATGTATTTTTGAGTTTCAGAGGTGATGACACACGTTTGAGTTTCACAGACCATCTATACAAGTCTTTGAGTGATAAAGGAATTTATACCTTTAGGGACGATAAGAAACTTCAAAAAGGGACGGAAGTGGCACCGGAACTTTTGAAAGCAATTGAAGGATCAAGATTTGCAATTGTCATTCTTTCCAAAGACTATGCTTCTTCCACTTGGTGTTTGGTTGAACTTGCAAAGATTGTTGAATGTAAGAAAGAACTGGGTCTGATTGTTCTTCCAGTTTTCTATCATGTAGAACCAAAGGATGTAAAAGAACAAACAGGGGAGTTTGGAGAGGCGTTTGCTAAGCATTATAAAACAGATTCGGAGGATGATATGAGGAAGGTGAAGGAGTGGAGGGAGGCTTTGACTGAAGTAGCCAGCAGTATAGAAGGATGGCATATCAAAGAAAG GCATGAGACAGAAGTTATTGAGGAAATTGTTAAAGTGGTTGAAAAAGAATTGAATCTGACATTTTCAACTAGTAATAATGGCCTTGTTGGAATGGCTTCTCGCATAATGAAAATGCATTCcctattgaataataaccaACTAGAGGTTGTTCTCACGGTAGGGATATGGGGTATGGCAGGGATTGGCAAAACCACCATTGCTGAGCAAGTTAAAACAGAGATTTCCCACAAATTTGATGCCAGTGCTTTCATACCAAATGtaagagaggaatttgaaaaaaatggcATTATTTATTTGCAAAATCTTCTCTACAAATGCTTGTTAAACCTTGACGGAAACATACAACATGTTCAAATGGGAAGAAATGCGTTGAGGAACAGATTATGCTCCAAAAAGGTGCTTATCATTTTGGATGATGTTGATGAATTGGAACAAATagaagatttagttggaaatgcTGAAGAACAACATCGTTGGTTGGGTCCAGGGAGTAGAGTCATTGTGACAACTAAAGATAAGGACTTGTTGAAAACATATGGAGAGAATAACATATATAAGGTTGGTACTCTAACTCATGATGAAGCTCTTCAGCTCTTTTCAAGGAGAGCCTTCAAGAGAAAATACCCTTTTGATGATTTCATAAAGTTGTCTTACGACTTTGTTGAATATGCTAATCATCATCCTTTAGCTCTTAAAGTCTTGGGTTCTTTATtgtttggaaaaaatgtggatcaGTGGTCGGACACGTTAGTTAAACTAAAGAGAAATCCTGATAGGAAAGTTACTCGTGTGCTTCAAGTAAGCTATGATGGATTGGATGATGAtcagaagaaaatatttttggacataGCATGTTTCTTCAAAGGAGAGGAGGAATATCGtgtggaaaaaatattagaagGTTGCGGACTTTGTCCAAGGACTGATATAAGATTGCTTGTTGATAAATCtcttataaatattataggAAATCGGTTATGGATGCATGATTTATTACAACAATTTGGCCAATACATTGTGCATCGAGAATTCCCCGAGGAGCCTGGTAAATACAGCAGGATATGGCATCATGAGGATGCCTACAATGTACTTGTGAATAATACG GGAACAGAAGCTGTCCAAGGCATATTCCTTTGTTTGCCTAAGAAGGAAAAGCTAAACTTGAGGGTTGACCCAATTTTACAAATGAAAATGCTAAGATTGTTGAAGTTTCGAAACGTGGATTTTCCTGAATGTGTTGGGTGTCTTTCTAATGAGTTACGACTTCTGGAATGGCATGGATATCCTCAAAAATCTATTCCATCAAGCTTTTGTCCACGTAAACTTGTTGAACTCAACATGTCTAGCAGCCACATTGAGCGACTATGGAAGGAAACTACA CATGAGTTGGACATGTTAATATCAATCAATCTTAGTCACTGCGTGTACTTGAACGAAATCCCGGACCTCAATAGGGTCCCCAATCTTGAAAGGCTGATTCTTGAAGGTTGCAAAGTACTATCAAAAGTTCATTCATCAATTGGAGAGCTCAAGAAACTTGTTTTACTAAACTTGAAAGGCTGTGAATCTCTCAAGAGCATTTGCCAAGGCATAAACTTAGGATCTCTTGAAACTTTTATTCTATCGGGATGCACAAAACTTACCAAGTTTCCAGAAATTTTGGGAAATATGGACCGCTTGTCTGAACTTTATTTAGATGGAACTGCTATAAAAGAGCTTCCAACATCAATTGAGCGCTTAAGTGGCCTCACTTTGTTGAATCTAAGAGATTGCAAGAATCTTTTGAAACTTCCAGATGAACTTTGCAGCTTGACATCTCTGCAAGCTTTGGATATATCAGAATGTTCACATGTTGAGCAACTTCCAGAAAATATAGGGAGGTTGGAACAATTAGAAAAACTTGATGCAAGTAGAACTGCAATAAGAGAACCTTCACCCTCCATTAGACTTCTGAAAAACCTTAAAGTCCTACGTTTTTCTGGATGTAGTGGTGTGGCACATATACCACGGTGGTCTGTCTTCGGTTGCTGTTTGTTGCCAATGGAAGAATCCATCCAGTTCCAGTTACCTCATTCATTGTATGCGCATTTGACCTCTTTGACATCATTAAGCCTAAGAAAATGCAATCTACCAAAGGAAGGGATCGCTGAAGAAATACATTGTTTGTCCTCACTCGGCCTTTTAGATTTAAGCGAAAATGATTTTGTGAGCTTACCTGATACCATCTCTCAACTTTTTAATCTtgggtttctttttttggaGGATTGTAAAAGGCTTGAATGGTTGCCAAAACTTCCATTGAGTTTAAAACATGCATATGTGCATGGATGTCCTCTCCTGAAAAATTCAAAAGATGAAATATGGACTTCTGATGCGGGATTCACTTTCATACATTATCAGAACTCAAACCAGTTTGGGGATTCAGTTATATCCAATCAAGAACTGTTTGAAATGCTCTACTCCAAAACTCTCGAG GAGATTATTTACAGTggagaaattgaaaaaattgggTTTGACTGTAGAAGAATTCCTGAGTGGTGGAGTCAATACGATAGTGGGTATTTAACAGGAATCCGACTACCCTTGAAGGATACTGGTAAAACATGGATGGGATTTGCCTCATTTGCTGTATTTCAAATTCGGCATGGTGAAATGTTGGATGAAGATGGGCGGTCAGTTGCTTGTTTTCATTTCGACACCAATGAAAGGCATCTTGGACTTGAGCATTTTGTCATGGATAATAGCCAGATTTTAAGGGCTGGAATATATGGAGTCTGGATCTATGTTCCACGAACAAAGTTTGAAGAGCAGTTGAACAACGCATGTTATGTTACAGTTTCAGTTTCAGCACATGAATCGCATTTAGAGACATATATGTGCGGGATGCATATAGTATTTAACAAAGATATGCCAGACTTCAGTAGAAACATAGCTCAGATATTAAGTAATGAAAGTACATTCctcacatatataaatataagaaaaccaataaaggcagcaaaatttgagacacctAGGGGTGCCATAGAAATTCAATCCTTCCCACATAAtcaagtcaaacaagaagactGCAGAAGAGAAACTGAGTCTGATTTATCCAAAAAGACAAGAAGAGATCTACAATGGCTGGTACCAATACTTGTTCAG CGATGCTATGCACATAACTATTGTTTCGCCTTTCATTTTTCTCTGAAAgcatttccgacatggttcttCCATCACAGTGCGTCTCCCTTCGTAGTTTGTGACCTTCCTATGAACTTATTTGGTGATAAGCCATGGGTAGGATTTTGTCTATATGTTCTACTCGCTTGGCCTGACAATTATGTGAATTCACAAACCCCACTGCACCTTAAATTCGAATTTCTCGTCTATGGAGATAATGGCGATGTGTTTAGTATTAAGTATAAGATCGCCATTAAACATAAACTTTTACTATTGAACATGCCCCGAGTTTATATGGAAGCAGTGTTGAATCAATGTCCAGGAGTAAGGGCTTTGTTTAGAACGAGTAACCCAGATGTAGAGGTTGAAATGTGCGGGATCAGACCAGTAAATGAGCAAGATGTGGGAAATATAATTCAACTGATAACTGGCATCACGCTAAGTAGCGGTCATTTTTGCTATGAAGAATTTGGTCAGCTTTTTGAAGAATCCCCTAGTGCAGTTGAATTTGTTGAGCCCGAAGTAGAGATACCTATCGATTTTGATTATTATGAAAGGCaagtttcataa